One window of the Rhinoraja longicauda isolate Sanriku21f chromosome 2, sRhiLon1.1, whole genome shotgun sequence genome contains the following:
- the LOC144611044 gene encoding armadillo-like helical domain-containing protein 2, with the protein MFKCLDIFRRRQTGHEFFHNPEEDDDDLQRDNIYIKQIKEYGEMLVKTHLPLSTRLQAAASLGIISFTGGPEAANCVQAYIEPLLRFLNLTMNTEKEQITVLQSLVGICYNNPANQSIMVEKHILTTLLSLINTRNSHLTYIKVRFWACYLLNILCCNNIPIIRRLNKAKNLHTSLIHLSELSWFGWPKNYAQVLMYLLGFKKQNRVF; encoded by the exons ATGTTCAAATGTTTGGACATATTTCGTCGAAGGCAAACCGGCCACGAATTCTTCCACAACCCGGAAGAGGATGATGACGACTTGCAGAGAGACAATATTTATATCAAACAGATTAAGGAGTACGGAGAGATGTTGGTGAAAACTCATCTGCCATTGTCTACCAGGTTACAGGCAGCGGCTTCATTGGGCATAATAAGCTTCACAG GTGGGCCGGAGGCTGCCAACTGCGTGCAGGCCTACATCGAGCCTCTCCTGCGCTTCCTGAACCTGACCATGAACACAGAGAAGGAACAGATCACAGTGCTCCAGAGCTTGGTGGGGATCTGCTACAACAACCCTGCCAACCAGAGCATCATGGTGGAAAAGCATATCCTGACCACCCTGTTGTCCCTGATCAACACCAGGAACAGCCATCTCACGTACATCAAGGTCAGGTTCTGGGCCTGCTACCTGCTCAATATCTTGTGCTGCAACAACATTCCCATAATCCGGCGCCTCAATAAGGCCAAGAATCTGCACACCAGTCTCATACATCTATCCGAGCTCTCTTGGTTCGGTTGGCCAAAGAATTATGCCCAAGTGTTGATGTACCTTCTCGGGTTTAAGAAGCAAAACAGAGTTTTCTAG